The Nostoc sp. CENA543 genome includes the window CTCTGGGGTACGCTACGAACTGCACAATGGGGAAATTGTCGAAATGGCACAGCCTACAGGGAAGCATGAAAGGATAAAAGGATTTTCGGCGGCTGAATTGACTGTAGAGTTTAGACGATTAAATCTCCCCTACTTTATCCCTAATCAAGCAATAGTAAGACCACCGGAAAGAGAATCAGGTTATTTCCCAGATGTATTAATCCTCAATGACGCTGCTTTAGTTGATGAACCGCTTTGGGAAAAATCTTCTACTGTGACTAAGGGTACATCAATTCCTTTAGTTATTGAGGTTGTCAGTACAAATTGGCGCGATGATTACTATCTCAAACTTGCCGATTATGAAGAGATGGGCATTCCTGAATATTGGATTGTTGACTATGCAGCATTGGGAGCTAGGAAATTTATTGGTAATCCCAAACAACCCACTTTCTCAATCTATCAACTAATTGATGGGGAATACCAAGTTACTCAGTTTCGGGGTAGCGATAAAATTATTTCTCCTACTTTCCCTGAGTTAAATTTGACGGCAGAACAAGTTTTTAATGCTGGTCAATAATTATTGGATGTACTCAATTATCAGAGGTAGGTAGTTAAGATGAGCGATAAACAATTGAAAACCTCTGCCAATAAAACTCCCTTGGGAGAAAGTTTACGTGAAATTCGCTCTAGGATTGTTGCTTCTGGTGAACCTTTATTAAATAGAGATGAAATAGAAAAAGAAATTGCTAGTCGTCGCGGGGGATTACAGGAAACTGACGCATGAAGATAACTTTTATTTTTGATTAATTTTTTATTGTCGATATTCTAGAGTAATGTCTAAAGGAGAAACAGGAATGCACAGTATTAAATTATCAAAGCGTGTCGGGGCAGATGGGATTTTACATTTAGATATTCCAGTAGGAATCACAGATAAAGAAGTAGAAATTATGGTGATTTATCAACGAATAGAAAAACCAAATCAGCTAAAAACACCAGAGGAATTAGGTTGGCCTCCTGGTTTTTTTGAGCAGACCTATGGCAGTTGTCAGGATGACCCCATTGTTATTGATTATGAGGGTGATTTTGAAGAAAGGGAAATGAGAATAATTGATATTTAGGTTAAAGAAAGTATGGATAGTATAAAAATCAGATCCCATGTGGGTAAAGATGGAATTTTACATTTAGATATCCCTGTAGAAATGCCAGATACAGAAATTGAAGTCACGGTAACAATTAAAAGAGTTACACCACAACAACGGGGCTGGATGCCTGGTTTTTTTGAAGAGGTAATTGGTGGTTGGGTAGGAGAACCGCTAGAAAGACCAGAACAGGGAGAATATGAAATTAGGGAGCAGCTATTTTGATTTATCTGCTCGATTCAAATGTTTGTATCCGCTTAATAAATAATAGTAGTCCTGCGGTAACAAATCGACTGGCAGCACAACAACCAGAAGATATTTTAGTTTCTACAATAACCCAATTAGAACTGTACTATGGTGCTTACCGTAGCACCCAACAGGAGAGAAATTTAGAAATATTGCAACGTTTTTTTAGTCAGTTTACTATTATCCGTTTAGACCCAGAAGCCGCAAGGATAGCAGGGAGAATTCGGGCTGAGTTAGCAGCTAGTGGTACGCCGATTGGCCCTTATGATGTGCAGATTGCTGCTATTGCAATGGCGAATAATTTGATAGTCGTTACGCATAATACGCGGGAATTTGGGCGAGTTAATGGGTTGCAGATTGAGGATTGGGAGGAAGAGGGTTGATTCAGGATATAGATGATTTTCCAATGCTTCCAAAAAATTGGATATATTCCAAAATTGAGGAGATAGCAGAAATTAGTATGGGGCAAAGTCCTCCAGGCGATTCTTACAATGTTGATGGAGTTGGAATACCATTAATAAATGGGCCAGTTGAGTTTGGTTCTACTCCATTTTCTAAAACAATAAAATCTAAATTTACTACTTTGCCAACAAAAATGTGCAAAGAAGGTGATTTAATATTATGCGTGCGTGGTTCAACCACTGGACGAATGAATATTGCTGGTTTTG containing:
- a CDS encoding Uma2 family endonuclease, whose protein sequence is MTQALPKIVTFDEFIAWYPENSGVRYELHNGEIVEMAQPTGKHERIKGFSAAELTVEFRRLNLPYFIPNQAIVRPPERESGYFPDVLILNDAALVDEPLWEKSSTVTKGTSIPLVIEVVSTNWRDDYYLKLADYEEMGIPEYWIVDYAALGARKFIGNPKQPTFSIYQLIDGEYQVTQFRGSDKIISPTFPELNLTAEQVFNAGQ
- a CDS encoding type II toxin-antitoxin system VapC family toxin is translated as MIYLLDSNVCIRLINNSSPAVTNRLAAQQPEDILVSTITQLELYYGAYRSTQQERNLEILQRFFSQFTIIRLDPEAARIAGRIRAELAASGTPIGPYDVQIAAIAMANNLIVVTHNTREFGRVNGLQIEDWEEEG